One region of Psychrobacter sp. DAB_AL43B genomic DNA includes:
- a CDS encoding transposase, with amino-acid sequence MTNKRNQYTREFKLEAISLVVDHNRTIPDVADSLGIGKSTLQKWLSQYRQEMSGQAPKVGNALTDEQRELQELRKQVKRLTMERDILKKASALLALDSLNGYR; translated from the coding sequence ATGACCAACAAACGCAATCAATATACCCGAGAATTTAAATTAGAAGCCATCAGCTTAGTTGTTGATCACAACCGCACCATACCTGATGTGGCCGATTCCTTAGGGATAGGTAAATCCACCTTGCAGAAATGGCTGAGTCAATACCGTCAAGAAATGAGTGGCCAAGCACCTAAAGTCGGCAACGCTTTAACGGATGAACAGCGAGAACTTCAAGAATTGCGCAAACAAGTTAAGCGGCTGACTATGGAGCGTGACATTCTAAAAAAGGCTTCTGCTCTGCTGGCATTGGACAGTCTGAACGGCTATCGTTGA
- a CDS encoding IS3 family transposase yields MIRNLAEQDKQVSKSLLFKLFGVMKSNYYYGMQPKPISLETVKHKALIRQIFNDSKQSAGARSIAAILMNEHGIKLTRYIAGKFMAQMGLKSCQLKMHKYKHADEAHKTHHNILNRNFSQTAPNQVWTGDVTYIRIKGGWCYLAVVLDLYARRIVGFAVSDSPDSMLTTKALQMAYQTRLQPIGVLFHSDQGTHYTSKKFAESVASCEGMTQSMSRRGNCWDNAPTERFFRSFKTEWMPKGGYENITEAKIAISNYIWGYYQTVRPHTFNDYLTPLEKEKRYFNKNLLSGVLN; encoded by the coding sequence TTGATAAGAAATCTGGCAGAGCAAGATAAACAGGTGAGTAAAAGCCTTTTGTTCAAGCTGTTTGGCGTGATGAAAAGCAATTACTACTATGGCATGCAGCCCAAGCCCATCAGTCTTGAAACCGTCAAGCACAAGGCATTAATTCGTCAAATATTTAACGACTCAAAGCAATCAGCAGGCGCTCGCAGCATTGCCGCCATACTAATGAATGAACACGGCATCAAGCTGACCCGCTATATAGCAGGTAAATTCATGGCGCAGATGGGGCTTAAAAGCTGTCAGTTAAAGATGCATAAATACAAGCACGCTGACGAGGCGCATAAAACGCATCACAATATCTTAAATAGAAATTTCAGTCAAACAGCACCCAATCAAGTCTGGACGGGCGATGTCACATATATTCGTATCAAAGGCGGCTGGTGCTATTTAGCTGTTGTTTTAGATTTATATGCCCGTCGTATTGTTGGCTTTGCCGTGTCAGATTCGCCTGACAGTATGCTGACAACCAAAGCGCTGCAGATGGCATATCAGACGCGCTTACAGCCAATTGGAGTGCTGTTTCACTCTGATCAGGGAACCCATTACACCAGTAAGAAGTTTGCTGAATCCGTGGCGAGTTGTGAAGGTATGACACAGAGTATGAGTCGTCGTGGTAATTGTTGGGACAACGCGCCTACTGAACGCTTCTTTAGAAGTTTTAAGACTGAATGGATGCCAAAGGGCGGTTATGAGAATATTACTGAAGCTAAGATCGCCATCAGTAATTATATCTGGGGCTATTATCAAACCGTGAGACCGCATACTTTCAACGATTATTTAACACCGCTAGAAAAAGAGAAACGATACTTTAATAAAAACCTCTTATCAGGTGTCCTAAATTAG